A genomic window from Pseudomonas argentinensis includes:
- a CDS encoding CinA family protein: MNIDDRPITGLAARLGQALLAKGAQVSTAESCTGGGIAEAITRVAGSSAWFEAGFVTYSNTQKTRQLGVPEAHFARVGAVSREVVEAMVRGAQGQSGARYATAVSGVAGPGGGSLEKPVGTVWIAWGDGDTLFSRRFQFPGDRDAVRRQTVEAALQGLLRLLVEENPAAG; the protein is encoded by the coding sequence ATGAATATCGATGATCGGCCCATCACCGGGCTCGCTGCCCGTCTCGGCCAGGCACTGCTGGCCAAGGGCGCCCAGGTCAGCACCGCCGAATCCTGTACCGGCGGCGGCATAGCCGAGGCCATTACCCGTGTCGCCGGCAGTTCGGCCTGGTTCGAGGCCGGCTTCGTGACCTACTCCAATACCCAGAAAACCCGCCAGCTGGGCGTGCCCGAGGCGCACTTCGCCCGCGTGGGCGCGGTCAGTCGCGAGGTGGTCGAGGCCATGGTGCGGGGCGCCCAGGGGCAGAGTGGCGCGCGCTACGCCACGGCAGTCAGCGGCGTGGCCGGGCCGGGCGGCGGTAGCTTGGAGAAGCCGGTCGGCACCGTGTGGATCGCCTGGGGCGATGGCGACACGCTGTTCAGCCGGCGCTTCCAGTTCCCCGGTGACCGCGATGCGGTGCGCCGGCAAACCGTGGAAGCCGCGCTGCAGGGACTATTGCGACTACTGGTCGAAGAAAATCCTGCTGCGGGGTAG
- the mutS gene encoding DNA mismatch repair protein MutS has product MSQSDLSSHTPMMQQYWRLKNQHPDQLMFYRMGDFYEIFYEDARKAAKLLDITLTARGQSAGQSIPMCGIPFHSVEGYLAKLVKLGESVVICEQIGDPATSKGPVERQVVRIITPGTISDEALLDEHRDNLLAAVLGDERLFGLAVLDITSGRFSVLEIKGWENLLAELERLNPAELLIPDDWPQGLPAEKRRGSRRRAPWDFERDTAQKSLCQQFGTQDLKGFGCETLTLAIGAAGCLLAYAKETQRTALPHLRSLRHERIDDTVILDGASRRNLELDVNLAGGRDNTLQSVVDRCQTAMGSRLLGRWLNRPLRDRAVLEARQESIACLLDRYRFETLQPQLKEIGDLERILARIGLRNARPRDLARLRDALAALPELQQAMAQLDCAHLGTLAGAISTYPELAELLSTAIIDNPPAVIRDGGVLKTGYDAELDELQSLSENAGQYLMDLEAREKARTGLANLKVGYNRVHGYFIELPSKQAESAPADYIRRQTLKGAERFITPELKEFEDKALSAKSRALAREKQLYEALLERLIGHLGPLQDSAAALAELDVLSNLAERALNLDLNRPRFVDEPCMLIEQGRHPVVEQVLTTPFVANDLKLDDATRMLIITGPNMGGKSTYMRQTALIVLLAHIGSFVPAARCELSMVDRIFTRIGSSDDLAGGRSTFMVEMSETANILHNASDRSLVLMDEVGRGTSTFDGLSLAWAAAEQLASLRAYTLFATHYFELTVLPESQPAVANVHLNATEHNERIVFLHHVLPGPASQSYGLAVAQLAGVPGPVILRAREHLARLETTSLPHDLPPQGAGKSAAPMQSDLFASLPHPVLEELQLVNPDDLSPRQALELLYAWKARV; this is encoded by the coding sequence ATGAGCCAAAGCGACCTTTCCAGTCATACGCCCATGATGCAGCAGTACTGGAGACTGAAGAACCAGCACCCGGACCAGCTGATGTTCTATCGCATGGGTGACTTCTACGAGATCTTCTACGAGGACGCCAGGAAAGCCGCCAAGCTGCTGGACATCACCCTGACCGCCCGCGGGCAGTCGGCGGGCCAGTCGATTCCGATGTGCGGCATTCCGTTTCACTCGGTCGAGGGTTATCTGGCCAAACTGGTCAAGCTCGGCGAATCGGTGGTGATCTGCGAGCAGATCGGCGACCCGGCCACCAGCAAGGGCCCGGTGGAGCGCCAGGTGGTGCGCATCATTACCCCCGGCACCATCAGCGATGAAGCCCTGCTCGACGAGCACCGCGACAACCTGCTGGCCGCCGTACTGGGCGACGAGCGCCTGTTCGGCCTCGCCGTGCTGGACATCACCAGCGGCCGCTTCAGCGTGCTGGAAATAAAAGGCTGGGAAAACCTGCTGGCCGAACTCGAGCGCCTCAACCCGGCCGAGCTGCTGATCCCCGATGACTGGCCCCAGGGGTTGCCGGCCGAGAAGCGCCGCGGCTCGCGTCGCCGCGCGCCCTGGGACTTCGAGCGCGACACCGCGCAGAAGAGCCTGTGCCAGCAATTCGGCACCCAGGATCTCAAGGGCTTCGGCTGCGAAACCCTGACCTTGGCGATCGGCGCGGCCGGCTGCCTGCTGGCCTATGCCAAGGAGACCCAGCGCACCGCCCTGCCCCACCTGCGCAGCCTGCGCCATGAGCGCATCGACGACACGGTGATCCTCGACGGTGCCAGCCGCCGCAACCTGGAGCTGGACGTCAACCTCGCTGGCGGCCGCGACAACACCCTGCAATCGGTGGTCGACCGCTGCCAGACCGCCATGGGCAGCCGCCTGCTCGGCCGCTGGCTGAACCGCCCGCTGCGCGACCGCGCGGTGCTCGAAGCGCGCCAGGAGTCGATCGCCTGCCTGCTGGACCGCTACCGCTTCGAAACCCTGCAGCCGCAGCTCAAGGAAATCGGCGACCTGGAACGCATCCTCGCCCGTATCGGCCTGCGTAACGCGCGCCCGCGGGATCTGGCGCGCCTGCGTGACGCACTCGCCGCCCTGCCCGAGCTGCAGCAGGCCATGGCGCAACTCGACTGCGCCCACCTGGGGACGCTGGCCGGCGCCATCAGTACCTACCCGGAGCTGGCCGAACTGCTCTCGACGGCGATCATCGACAACCCGCCGGCGGTGATTCGCGATGGCGGCGTGCTGAAGACCGGCTACGACGCCGAACTCGACGAGCTGCAGTCGCTGAGCGAGAACGCCGGCCAGTATCTGATGGACCTGGAAGCCCGCGAGAAGGCCCGCACCGGCCTGGCCAATCTCAAGGTCGGCTACAACCGCGTGCACGGTTACTTCATCGAGCTGCCGAGCAAGCAGGCCGAGTCGGCGCCGGCCGACTACATCCGTCGCCAGACCCTCAAGGGCGCCGAGCGCTTCATCACCCCCGAGCTGAAGGAGTTCGAAGACAAGGCGCTGTCAGCCAAGAGCCGCGCGCTGGCCCGGGAAAAGCAGCTCTATGAAGCACTGCTGGAGCGCCTGATCGGTCACCTCGGCCCGCTGCAGGACAGCGCCGCGGCGCTGGCCGAACTGGACGTGCTGAGCAACCTGGCCGAGCGCGCCCTGAACCTGGACCTCAATCGCCCGCGCTTCGTCGACGAGCCGTGCATGCTGATCGAGCAGGGCCGCCACCCGGTGGTCGAGCAGGTGCTGACCACGCCGTTCGTCGCCAATGACCTGAAGCTCGACGATGCCACGCGGATGCTGATCATCACCGGCCCGAACATGGGCGGTAAGTCGACCTACATGCGCCAGACCGCCTTGATCGTGCTGCTCGCCCATATCGGCAGCTTCGTGCCGGCGGCGCGCTGCGAGCTGTCGATGGTCGACCGCATCTTCACCCGTATCGGCTCCAGCGACGACCTGGCCGGTGGCCGCTCGACCTTCATGGTGGAGATGAGCGAGACCGCCAACATCCTGCACAACGCCAGCGACCGCAGCCTGGTGCTGATGGACGAAGTGGGCCGTGGTACCAGTACCTTCGACGGCCTGTCGCTGGCCTGGGCCGCTGCCGAACAGCTCGCCAGCCTGCGTGCCTACACGCTGTTCGCCACCCATTACTTCGAGCTGACCGTACTGCCGGAAAGCCAGCCGGCGGTGGCCAACGTGCACCTCAACGCCACCGAGCACAACGAGCGCATCGTATTCCTGCACCACGTGCTGCCCGGCCCGGCGAGCCAGAGCTACGGTCTAGCGGTGGCGCAACTGGCCGGCGTGCCGGGCCCGGTAATCCTGCGTGCCCGCGAGCACCTGGCGCGCCTGGAAACCACCAGCCTGCCCCATGATCTGCCGCCGCAGGGCGCCGGAAAATCCGCCGCACCGATGCAGAGCGATCTGTTCGCCAGCCTGCCGCACCCCGTGTTGGAGGAGCTGCAGCTGGTCAATCCGGATGACCTTAGCCCGCGCCAGGCACTCGAACTGTTATATGCATGGAAGGCGCGGGTCTAA
- the fdxA gene encoding ferredoxin FdxA, which yields MTFVVTDNCIKCKYTDCVEVCPVDCFYEGPNFLVIHPDECIDCALCEPECPAQAIFSEDEIPDGMQEYIELNAELAEVWPNITERKDALPDAEEWDGVKDKLQHLER from the coding sequence ATGACCTTCGTCGTCACCGACAACTGCATCAAGTGCAAGTACACCGACTGCGTGGAAGTCTGTCCGGTGGACTGCTTCTACGAGGGCCCGAACTTCCTGGTGATCCACCCGGATGAGTGCATCGACTGCGCGCTCTGCGAGCCCGAGTGCCCGGCGCAGGCCATCTTCTCCGAAGACGAGATACCCGATGGCATGCAGGAATACATCGAGCTCAACGCCGAGCTGGCGGAAGTCTGGCCGAACATCACCGAGCGCAAAGACGCCCTGCCCGATGCCGAAGAGTGGGATGGTGTGAAAGACAAGCTGCAGCACCTCGAGCGCTGA
- a CDS encoding PilZ domain-containing protein, producing the protein MNANRHIERHQLPYYLNVFNAFTDKPIGHLGNVSADGMMLISPLPVLVGGCFDLRLKIPGCDGFRYIDFTATCLWCQEDVTPGSFDSGFALETPPGDYLEMVEALRYYFSFHPLAASV; encoded by the coding sequence ATGAACGCCAATCGCCATATCGAGCGGCATCAGCTGCCGTACTACCTGAACGTCTTCAATGCCTTTACCGACAAACCCATCGGTCATCTGGGCAATGTGTCGGCGGACGGCATGATGCTGATCAGCCCGTTGCCGGTACTGGTGGGCGGCTGCTTCGACCTGCGCTTGAAGATTCCCGGTTGCGACGGCTTTCGCTACATCGACTTCACCGCCACCTGCCTGTGGTGCCAGGAAGATGTCACGCCCGGCAGCTTCGATTCGGGCTTCGCCCTCGAAACGCCGCCCGGGGATTACCTCGAGATGGTCGAAGCGCTGCGCTACTACTTCAGCTTCCATCCGCTTGCCGCTTCGGTATGA
- a CDS encoding DUF4124 domain-containing protein — protein sequence MRAWIGLLLLPHLAFGQVYRWVDEQGRVHYGQQPQGANAQAVEVRPQVVERDAATQAREQRAERYFQARRDEQAQAAQARREQQAQLARECAQLRAALASMPEGRRYYQPVANGERHYYSDQELDAARVQLGGQLSGRCQ from the coding sequence ATGCGCGCCTGGATAGGCCTTCTATTGTTACCGCACCTGGCCTTCGGGCAGGTGTATCGCTGGGTGGACGAACAGGGGAGGGTGCATTACGGCCAGCAGCCGCAAGGTGCCAATGCCCAGGCCGTCGAGGTTCGCCCGCAGGTCGTCGAACGTGATGCGGCCACCCAGGCGCGTGAGCAGCGCGCCGAGCGCTACTTTCAGGCGCGTCGCGACGAACAGGCCCAGGCGGCCCAGGCCCGCCGCGAACAGCAGGCGCAGCTCGCCAGGGAGTGCGCCCAGTTGCGTGCAGCGCTTGCCTCGATGCCCGAGGGGCGTCGTTACTATCAACCGGTCGCCAATGGCGAACGTCACTATTACAGCGATCAGGAACTGGACGCCGCGCGGGTGCAACTGGGCGGCCAGTTATCAGGCCGTTGTCAATGA
- a CDS encoding tetratricopeptide repeat protein has product MRILLLLCCVLVVGGCTRMSLDHHLNKAYQAYDRGDCEDALLYLSQAERSSRSRSYVQPEISLLRGQCLERQNLYLDAAQTYQFIIGRYPASEYAFRARARLETLRQLGHHGASEPAKVSPAGTL; this is encoded by the coding sequence ATGCGTATTCTGTTGCTGCTGTGCTGTGTGCTGGTCGTTGGCGGGTGCACCCGCATGTCGCTCGACCATCATCTGAACAAGGCCTATCAGGCCTATGACCGGGGCGATTGCGAAGACGCCCTGCTGTATCTGTCCCAGGCCGAGCGCTCGAGCCGATCGCGCAGCTACGTACAACCGGAAATCTCCCTGCTGCGCGGGCAGTGCCTGGAACGCCAGAACCTGTACCTCGATGCGGCGCAGACCTATCAGTTCATCATCGGCCGCTACCCGGCCAGCGAATACGCCTTTCGTGCCCGTGCACGGCTGGAAACCCTGCGTCAGCTCGGCCATCATGGCGCGTCGGAGCCCGCCAAGGTATCGCCTGCCGGAACGCTCTGA
- a CDS encoding universal stress protein, giving the protein MKLEKLLVVIDASQPSHPALERAAWLARRSQARLHVLLVEYSAALDGSMLENSLQNRAREALLEQRGTWLQELLAPLQREGLALEQEVRWGKRLHETVLETADQLQPDLVLKSAAHNNLLRRLLLTDSCWQLMRHCPFPLWLVHHAEWRGHNLCTAVDPLHKDDKPAALDHHLIATSQALATALGMHADIVHCHAPLPRTLLNNTELLATYQQYVNDDAQQHHRAFDDLIRQHGIEPDAAHLLEGAPENMLPRFVRKHEIDLLVMGAIARGRLDTILIGHTAERLLESVDCDLLVVKLPAEK; this is encoded by the coding sequence ATGAAACTGGAAAAGCTACTGGTCGTGATCGACGCCAGCCAACCCAGCCACCCGGCCCTGGAACGCGCCGCCTGGCTGGCCCGCCGATCCCAGGCGCGCCTGCATGTACTGCTGGTCGAGTATAGCGCCGCCCTGGATGGCAGCATGCTGGAAAACAGCCTGCAGAACAGGGCCCGGGAAGCCCTGCTCGAGCAGCGCGGCACCTGGCTGCAGGAGCTGCTGGCACCGCTGCAGCGCGAAGGGCTGGCACTTGAGCAGGAGGTTCGCTGGGGCAAGCGCCTGCACGAGACGGTACTGGAAACCGCCGATCAACTGCAGCCGGATCTGGTACTCAAATCCGCCGCCCACAACAACCTGCTACGTCGCCTGCTGCTGACCGACAGCTGCTGGCAACTGATGCGCCATTGCCCGTTTCCGCTGTGGCTGGTGCACCACGCGGAATGGCGCGGGCACAACCTGTGCACCGCCGTCGATCCCTTGCACAAGGACGACAAGCCGGCAGCCCTCGACCACCATCTGATAGCCACCAGCCAGGCGCTCGCCACGGCCCTCGGCATGCACGCCGATATCGTGCATTGCCACGCGCCGCTACCGCGCACCCTGCTCAACAACACCGAGCTGCTGGCCACCTACCAGCAATACGTCAACGACGATGCCCAGCAGCATCACAGGGCCTTCGACGACCTGATTCGCCAGCATGGCATCGAGCCGGATGCCGCTCACCTGCTCGAGGGTGCCCCGGAAAACATGCTGCCGCGCTTCGTGCGCAAGCATGAAATCGACCTGCTGGTGATGGGCGCCATTGCCCGCGGCCGGCTGGACACCATCCTTATCGGCCACACCGCCGAGCGCCTGCTCGAATCGGTGGACTGCGACCTGCTGGTGGTCAAGTTGCCCGCTGAAAAGTAG
- the pyk gene encoding pyruvate kinase, protein MTVRRTKIVATLGPASNSPQMLEKLILAGLDVARLNFSHGTPEEHKARAQLVRDIAAKHGRHVALLGDLQGPKIRIAKFANKRIELQVGDRFTFSTSHPLTEGNQQVVGIDYPDLVKDCGVGDELLLDDGRVVMRVESTTPDTLECVVLIGGPLSDHKGINRRGGGLTAPALTEKDKADIKLAAEMDLDYLAVSFPRDAADMEYARQLRDEAGGKAWLVAKIERAEAVANDETLDGLIKASDVVMVARGDLGVEIGDAELVGIQKKIILHARRHNKAVIVATQMMESMIQNPMPTRAEVSDVANAVLDYTDAVMLSAESAAGAYPLEAVQAMARICLGAERHPTGKSSSHRIGKTFERCDESIALAAMYTANHFPGVKAIIALTESGYTPLIMSRIRSSVPIYSFSPHRDTQARSAMFRGVYTIPFDPAALPPGEVSQAAVDELLKRGLVEQGDWVILTKGDSYHTIGGTNGMKILHVGDALV, encoded by the coding sequence ATGACCGTTCGCCGCACCAAAATCGTCGCCACCCTCGGCCCAGCCAGCAACTCGCCGCAGATGCTGGAAAAGTTGATCCTGGCTGGGCTGGATGTCGCCCGTCTGAACTTCTCCCATGGCACGCCGGAAGAACACAAGGCACGCGCCCAGCTGGTACGCGACATCGCCGCCAAGCACGGCCGCCACGTGGCCCTGCTGGGCGACCTGCAAGGCCCGAAGATCCGTATCGCCAAGTTTGCCAACAAGCGTATCGAGCTGCAGGTCGGTGACCGCTTCACCTTCTCCACCAGCCATCCGCTGACCGAGGGCAACCAGCAGGTGGTCGGCATCGACTACCCGGACCTGGTCAAGGATTGTGGCGTGGGCGACGAGCTGCTGCTCGACGACGGTCGCGTGGTCATGCGCGTGGAAAGCACCACCCCCGATACCCTGGAATGCGTCGTGCTGATCGGCGGCCCGCTGTCCGACCATAAAGGCATCAACCGTCGCGGTGGCGGCCTGACCGCCCCGGCCCTGACCGAAAAGGACAAGGCCGACATCAAGCTGGCGGCGGAAATGGACCTGGATTACCTGGCCGTGTCCTTCCCCCGTGATGCAGCGGACATGGAATACGCCCGCCAACTGCGTGACGAAGCCGGTGGCAAGGCCTGGCTGGTCGCCAAGATCGAGCGCGCCGAAGCGGTGGCCAATGACGAAACCCTCGACGGCCTGATCAAGGCCAGCGACGTGGTGATGGTTGCCCGTGGCGACCTGGGTGTGGAAATCGGTGACGCCGAGCTGGTAGGCATCCAGAAGAAGATCATTCTCCACGCACGTCGCCACAACAAGGCGGTGATCGTTGCGACCCAGATGATGGAGTCGATGATCCAGAACCCGATGCCGACCCGTGCCGAAGTGTCCGACGTAGCCAACGCCGTGCTCGACTATACCGACGCCGTCATGCTGTCGGCCGAGAGCGCCGCTGGCGCCTACCCGCTGGAAGCCGTGCAGGCCATGGCGCGCATCTGCCTGGGCGCCGAGCGTCACCCCACCGGCAAGAGCTCCAGCCACCGCATCGGCAAGACCTTCGAGCGTTGCGACGAGAGCATTGCCCTGGCGGCCATGTACACGGCCAACCACTTCCCGGGCGTGAAGGCGATCATCGCCCTGACCGAGAGCGGCTACACGCCGCTGATCATGTCGCGCATTCGCTCCTCGGTGCCGATCTACTCGTTCTCCCCGCACCGCGACACCCAGGCGCGCTCGGCCATGTTCCGCGGCGTCTACACCATCCCCTTCGACCCGGCAGCCCTACCCCCGGGCGAAGTCAGCCAGGCTGCGGTGGACGAGCTGCTCAAGCGCGGCCTCGTCGAGCAGGGCGACTGGGTGATCCTCACCAAGGGCGACAGCTACCACACCATCGGTGGCACCAACGGCATGAAGATCCTGCATGTCGGTGACGCACTGGTCTGA
- a CDS encoding iron-sulfur-binding ferredoxin reductase encodes MPRLQLSDRCWDVAPACNLLDALLAAGVPVPYSCRAGSCQACLVRCVAGEPRDAKPDALDAPRREQGWRLACQCSVVEPLQVEVFDPTRDAMPAQVQAVEWLSARVLRLRLQPQLPLRYRAGQHLLLWADGIARPYSLACLPGEDAGLEFHIDCGRPGAFCDAARQLQVGDSLHLGALSGAALHYDPGWQERPLWLLGAGTGLAPLWALLREALRQDHRGPIRVVHLASTGAEHYLAAPLLALAERHPQLQVELIEAAAMPAFLAALRPASRQTVALLCGGPETVEAVSRRLYLAGLPRSQLLSDLFLPHA; translated from the coding sequence ATGCCCCGGCTGCAACTGAGTGATCGCTGCTGGGACGTCGCCCCGGCCTGCAATTTGCTCGACGCGCTGCTCGCCGCCGGTGTGCCGGTGCCCTACAGCTGCCGCGCCGGCAGTTGCCAGGCCTGCCTGGTGCGTTGCGTGGCAGGCGAGCCGCGCGACGCCAAACCCGACGCCCTCGATGCGCCGCGCCGCGAGCAGGGCTGGCGGCTGGCCTGCCAATGCAGCGTGGTCGAACCGCTGCAGGTGGAGGTATTCGACCCGACCCGCGATGCCATGCCGGCACAGGTGCAGGCCGTGGAGTGGCTCAGCGCGCGGGTATTGCGCCTGCGCCTGCAGCCGCAGCTACCCCTGCGTTACCGGGCGGGCCAGCATCTGCTGCTATGGGCCGACGGTATCGCGCGACCTTATTCGCTCGCCTGCCTGCCGGGCGAGGATGCCGGCCTTGAATTTCATATCGACTGTGGCCGGCCCGGCGCCTTCTGCGATGCCGCCCGCCAGCTGCAGGTCGGCGACAGCCTGCATCTGGGCGCGTTGAGCGGCGCAGCACTGCACTACGACCCGGGCTGGCAGGAGCGCCCGCTTTGGCTACTGGGCGCCGGAACCGGCCTGGCCCCCTTGTGGGCGTTGCTGCGCGAGGCGCTGCGCCAGGATCATCGAGGGCCGATCCGCGTCGTGCACCTGGCCAGCACAGGTGCCGAGCATTACCTGGCGGCCCCATTGCTGGCGCTTGCCGAGCGCCACCCACAGCTACAGGTCGAGTTGATCGAGGCGGCCGCCATGCCGGCATTCCTGGCCGCGTTGCGGCCCGCTTCACGGCAGACGGTAGCCTTGCTCTGCGGTGGCCCCGAGACCGTGGAGGCCGTTTCGCGGCGCTTGTACCTGGCCGGTCTGCCGCGCAGCCAGCTACTGAGCGACCTGTTCCTGCCCCACGCCTAA
- a CDS encoding sensor domain-containing diguanylate cyclase codes for MTSSNQQINKNTLQCLLLKRFGMAVATYLSISSVVLVAYSCDLFSVPGSAVILLLAAAISSQMAFLGVFVSGRNLGFGDPSLTEVQVLVALGLTTALVAMLDHGRGTLLVVYPMSMLFGLFQLRTWVFFRCACLAFVSFLAVNLYEIQAGITRDLGLAVLQICVLGLVLAWLNLFAWYMQQMRQRMRKRRFALQAHQETLRGMMRQLEDMVATDELTGLYNRRHFLRMAAQALEGLTPLRQHGLALIDLDHFKTINDRFGHAAGDRVLQAFAGVASACLREGDMIARYGGEEFVLLIPDTDADSFLACCERLRIAFSECEPVNVKVPNLSLSVGMTLVTMHDNLDEALHRADQALYEAKRSGRNRSASTWELTDAPAATE; via the coding sequence ATGACCTCCAGCAACCAGCAAATCAATAAAAATACCCTGCAGTGCCTGCTGCTCAAGCGCTTCGGTATGGCCGTGGCCACCTACCTGTCGATCTCCTCCGTCGTACTGGTCGCCTATTCATGCGATCTGTTCAGCGTACCCGGCAGTGCGGTCATCCTGCTGCTGGCCGCCGCCATCAGCAGCCAGATGGCGTTTCTCGGGGTGTTCGTCAGCGGCCGTAACCTGGGCTTCGGCGACCCGAGCCTGACCGAGGTGCAGGTGCTGGTCGCCCTGGGGCTGACCACGGCGCTGGTCGCCATGCTCGATCACGGGCGCGGCACGTTGCTGGTGGTGTATCCCATGTCCATGCTGTTCGGCCTGTTCCAGCTGCGCACCTGGGTGTTCTTTCGCTGTGCGTGCCTGGCCTTCGTCAGCTTCCTGGCCGTCAACCTCTATGAGATCCAGGCGGGTATCACCCGCGACCTCGGCCTGGCGGTGCTGCAGATCTGCGTGCTGGGCCTGGTGCTGGCCTGGCTGAACCTGTTCGCCTGGTACATGCAGCAGATGCGCCAGCGCATGCGCAAACGTCGCTTCGCCCTGCAGGCGCACCAGGAAACCCTGCGTGGCATGATGCGCCAGCTCGAGGACATGGTGGCCACCGACGAACTCACCGGTCTGTACAACCGTCGGCATTTCCTGCGCATGGCCGCCCAGGCGCTGGAGGGCCTGACGCCCCTTCGCCAGCATGGCCTGGCGCTGATCGACCTGGATCACTTCAAGACCATCAATGACCGTTTCGGCCATGCCGCCGGCGACCGTGTGCTGCAGGCCTTCGCCGGCGTCGCCAGCGCCTGCCTGCGCGAGGGCGACATGATCGCCCGCTACGGAGGGGAGGAGTTCGTGTTGCTGATACCCGATACCGATGCCGATTCCTTCCTGGCCTGCTGCGAGCGTCTGCGCATAGCGTTCAGTGAATGCGAGCCGGTTAATGTTAAGGTGCCCAATCTCAGCCTGTCCGTGGGAATGACCCTGGTGACCATGCACGACAATCTCGATGAGGCCCTGCACCGGGCCGACCAGGCGCTCTATGAGGCCAAGCGTAGCGGTCGCAATCGCAGCGCCTCGACCTGGGAGCTGACCGATGCCCCGGCTGCAACTGAGTGA
- a CDS encoding fumarate hydratase, with the protein MTVIKQDDLIQSVADALQFISYYHPVDFIQAMHEAYLREESPAARDSMAQILINSRMCATGHRPICQDTGIVTVFVKVGMDVRWDGATMSLDDMINEGVRRAYNLPENVLRASILADPAGSRKNTKDNTPAVIHYSIVPGDKVEVDVAAKGGGSENKSKMAMLNPSDSIVDWVLKTVPTMGAGWCPPGMLGIGIGGTAEKAAVMAKEVLMEHIDIHELQARGPQNKIEELRLELFEKVNQLGIGAQGLGGLTTVLDVKIMDYPTHAASLPVCMIPNCAATRHAHFVLDGSGPAELEAPPLDAYPEIVWEAGPSARRVDLDTLTPEDVQSWKPGETILLNGKMLTGRDAAHKRMVEMLNKGEQLPVDLKGRFIYYVGPVDPIGDEVVGPAGPTTATRMDKFTRQILEQTGLLGMIGKSERGPTAIDAIKDNKAVYLMAVGGAAYLVAQAIKKSKVLAFAELGMEAIYEFEVKDMPVTVAVDSNGESVHITGPAIWNKKIAESLAVEVQ; encoded by the coding sequence ATGACCGTGATCAAGCAAGACGACCTGATCCAGAGCGTCGCCGACGCCCTGCAGTTCATCTCCTATTACCACCCCGTCGACTTCATCCAGGCGATGCACGAAGCCTACCTGAGGGAAGAATCGCCGGCCGCCCGCGACTCCATGGCGCAGATCCTCATCAACTCGCGCATGTGTGCCACCGGCCACCGCCCGATCTGCCAGGACACCGGCATCGTCACCGTATTCGTCAAAGTGGGTATGGACGTGCGCTGGGACGGCGCCACCATGAGCCTGGACGACATGATCAACGAAGGCGTACGCCGCGCCTACAACCTGCCGGAAAACGTCCTGCGCGCCTCGATCCTGGCCGACCCGGCAGGTAGCCGCAAGAACACCAAGGACAACACCCCGGCGGTGATCCACTACTCCATCGTTCCTGGCGACAAGGTGGAAGTGGACGTCGCGGCCAAGGGCGGCGGCTCCGAGAACAAGTCGAAGATGGCCATGCTCAACCCCTCCGACTCCATTGTCGACTGGGTACTCAAGACCGTGCCGACCATGGGCGCTGGCTGGTGCCCGCCGGGCATGCTCGGCATCGGCATCGGCGGTACCGCCGAAAAGGCCGCGGTGATGGCCAAGGAAGTACTCATGGAGCACATCGACATCCATGAACTGCAGGCCCGCGGCCCGCAGAACAAGATCGAAGAACTGCGTCTGGAGCTGTTCGAGAAGGTCAACCAGCTGGGCATCGGCGCCCAGGGCCTGGGCGGCCTGACCACCGTGCTCGACGTCAAGATCATGGATTACCCGACCCACGCCGCCTCCTTGCCGGTGTGCATGATCCCCAACTGCGCCGCCACTCGCCACGCCCACTTCGTGCTCGATGGCAGCGGCCCGGCCGAGCTGGAAGCGCCGCCCCTGGACGCCTACCCGGAAATCGTCTGGGAAGCCGGCCCGTCGGCGCGCCGCGTCGACCTCGACACTCTGACCCCGGAAGACGTGCAGAGCTGGAAGCCGGGTGAAACCATCCTGCTCAACGGCAAGATGCTCACCGGCCGCGACGCCGCGCACAAGCGCATGGTCGAGATGCTCAACAAGGGTGAACAGCTGCCGGTCGACCTGAAAGGCCGCTTCATCTACTACGTGGGCCCGGTCGACCCGATCGGCGACGAAGTGGTTGGCCCGGCTGGCCCGACCACCGCCACGCGGATGGACAAGTTCACCCGGCAGATCCTCGAGCAGACCGGCCTGTTGGGCATGATCGGCAAATCCGAGCGCGGTCCAACCGCCATCGATGCCATCAAGGACAACAAGGCCGTGTACCTGATGGCCGTCGGTGGCGCCGCCTACCTGGTGGCCCAGGCGATCAAGAAGTCCAAGGTGCTGGCGTTCGCCGAGCTGGGCATGGAAGCGATCTACGAGTTCGAGGTCAAGGACATGCCGGTTACCGTCGCCGTCGACAGCAACGGCGAGTCGGTGCACATCACCGGCCCGGCAATCTGGAACAAGAAGATCGCCGAAAGCCTGGCGGTGGAAGTGCAGTAA